The Watersipora subatra chromosome 1, tzWatSuba1.1, whole genome shotgun sequence genome has a window encoding:
- the LOC137410628 gene encoding protein Skeletor, isoforms B/C-like, with the protein MALLIQLAVLCVTVLSVDGKYYGKEIATGWGSSASNGLAGSIYAVDKNTIQIIGFSFSPSGDGAGTAILMGKGKTFENAKTSGDLSNTVTVMAGPLKSYNGEDIIFDLSDGDEISDFSYIAVGNTDSQELYGGASIPQGFVAPAQQDIGTFTSRAHKVRSQEVTVIDDRTILIRSFRYDGQGPDAFFYVGVTDQVKIQQAPYGKIPDENGIVDRKATQYADRDVLLTLPSAISATELKWLSMFCISYSHNFGEVTFPDDLNVPPHIGQIDINREGFNCEAMSEQLQVSWLITNDSITFELAGNINRNEDYMAFGLSGSTAGPQMNDADVVVADYREGSTPRAVDYFITSKAQCSSNGGTCPDTSTANAAIDDVTDVSAEVTYGITRVKYTRALNTGDSKDKEYMADGTEQQVVWAVGPLNTKMEAAKHYTNGRSSSPMAIDFNRDIADNCPSFTLETEVELPKFTAHHLYGKKGQEVFTVDIGQAGSEQGYKALTGLPSWGIAWYINGVLIPELHLERGVSYTFLVGGGTDPSEGSMYHPFYFTDNIKGGYATNSNGTIYPGKVDGETVNYAVGGYCEWKLTSQAITDLDNDNVYECFETFKADMYLDCTDGSEEYTEFVFTPDSNTPDLLYYQCYTHESLGWKVHVYDKLPKKEIAAETCSAPVQAMLSSLLLLTAFLLNFL; encoded by the exons ATGGCACTTCTTATTCAGTTGGCTGTACTGTGCG TGACTGTTCTCTCAGTTGATGGGAAGTATTATGGAAAAGAGATAGCGACGGGCTGGGGAAGCAGCGCTTCTAATGGTTTGGCCGGCAGCATCTACGCAGTTGATAAGAATACCATTCAGATAATAGGCTTCTCTTTCTCACCTTCTGGAGATGGTGCAG GGACTGCGATTCTCATGGGTAAAGGAAAGACATTTGAGAATGCAAAGACCTCAGGAGACCTCAGTAATACAGTTACAGTAATGGC GGGCCCGCTGAAAAGCTACAACGGTGAAGACATTATATTTGACCTGTCCGACGGGGATGAGATCTCAGACTTCAGTTACATCGCTGTTGGTAATACAGACAGCCAG GAGTTGTATGGAGGAGCTTCCATTCCACAAGGCTTTGTAGCACCAGCTCAGCAGGATATCGGCACATTCACTTCTCGGGCCCACAAGGTACGCTCTCAGGAAGTAACCGTTATTGATGATCGAACAATTCTGATTAGAAGCTTCCGGTACGATGGACAAGGACCAG ATGCATTCTTTTATGTCGGTGTGACTGATCAGGTGAAGATTCAACAAGCTCCCTATGGAAAGATTCCTGATGAGAATGGTATCGT AGATCGAAAGGCAACCCAGTACGCTGACAGGGATGTGCTGCTCACCCTACCCAGTGCCATCTCGGCAACAGAGCTAAAATGGCTCAGCATGTTCTGCATATCCTACTCTCACAATTTCGGTGAGGTCACCTTCCCAGATGACCTCAATGTACCTCCTCACATAGGACAAATAG ATATAAACAGAGAAGGTTTTAACTGTGAGGCAATGAGTGAACAGTTGCAGGTCTCCTGGCTCATCACCAATGACTCCATTACATTTGAGCTAGCTGGCAATATCA ATCGAAATGAAGACTACATGGCATTTGGGCTGAGTGGCAGCACGGCTGGACCACAAATGAATGACGCTGATGTGGTTGTAGCTGACTACAGAGAAGGCTCCACCCCGAGAGCAGTTGACTATTTTATCACATCAAAGGCACAG TGTTCATCTAACGGTGGAACTTGCCCTGATACAAGTACTGCTAATGCTGCCATTGATGATGTCACAGATGTATCTGCTGAAGTTACCTACGGTATAACCAGAGTGAAATACACCCGAGCCCTTAACACAG GTGACTCGAAGGATAAAGAGTACATGGCTGATGGCACTGAACAACAGGTTGTTTGGGCTGTCGGACCTCTTAACACAAAGATGGAGGCAGCAAAACATTATACTAATGGCCGCAGCTCTT CTCCCATGGCAATTGATTTTAACCGTGATATTGCCGACAACTGCCCAAGTTTTACTCTTGAAACCGAAGTGGAGTTGCCTAAATTCACAGCTCATCATTTGTATGGTAAGAAGGGGCAGGAGGTGTTCACCGTCGACATCGGACAAGCTGGCTCTGAACAAGGCTATAAGGCTTTAACGG GACTTCCATCCTGGGGTATTGCCTGGTATATAAACGGCGTCCTTATTCCGGAGCTGCATCTAGAGAGGGGTGTGTCCTATACTTTTCTTGTTGGTGGTGGAACAGACCCTTCAGAGGGGTCTATGTATCACCCCTTCTATTTCACAGACAACATTAAAGGAGGCTATGCGACA AATTCTAATGGAACTATTTATCCAGGAAAAGTCGACGGGGAGACAGTAAATTATGCAG TTGGGGGATATTGCGAGTGGAAGTTAACATCTCAGGCTATCACTGATCTGGACAATGACAATGTTTATGAATGTTTTGAGACATTCAAAGCTGACATGTACCTCGACTGTACGGATGGATCAGAGGAGTACACAGAGTTTGTATTCACTCCTGATAGTAATACTCCAGATCTCTTGTACTACCAG TGTTACACACATGAGAGCTTGGGCTGGAAGGTGCATGTGTATGATAAACTGCCGAAGAAAGAAATTGCTGCAGAGACGTGTTCAGCGCCGGTCCAGGCAATGCTGAGTTCTCTGCTCCTACTCACTGCCTTTCTTCTCAATTTCCTCTAG